The following are from one region of the Fervidobacterium sp. genome:
- a CDS encoding type II secretion system GspH family protein translates to MKNGFSLIESIVAVFMISLIFLAIASGLSSILLTIVSIQNMQKTTEFENFIARWVYIQSDFSTIVEDVNRAFYGTNNPINYPKVRSVALSNVSNYFDKFTFEIEYLANKVKYFTVYKYRAY, encoded by the coding sequence ATGAAGAATGGTTTTTCATTGATAGAGAGTATAGTTGCTGTATTCATGATATCGTTGATTTTCTTAGCAATTGCATCAGGTTTATCAAGTATTTTACTCACAATAGTTTCAATTCAGAACATGCAAAAAACCACAGAATTTGAGAATTTTATAGCCCGATGGGTTTATATTCAGTCAGATTTTTCAACTATTGTAGAAGACGTTAACAGAGCCTTTTATGGTACCAATAACCCGATAAACTATCCAAAAGTCAGAAGTGTTGCACTCAGCAACGTTAGTAATTACTTTGATAAATTCACATTTGAAATAGAGTACTTGGCTAATAAAGTAAAATATTTTACCGTCTATAAATACAGAGCGTATTGA
- a CDS encoding GGDEF domain-containing protein codes for MENIFVESNELRSQIERQYKNILAQIKHLVQTLNEVDFVNRLAKIIYTSTSVIGVRIMTPSYVKIVGRPKGISYNFYSQNMILVIYYFSLPEKEKNNIETIFEIAEVHLNNIVEHNNFVKSTFFDKLTGAYTRQAGLEIIGKIFESIKRGQKKGYLVFIDVDDLKKYNDKYGHQKGDELLLNLSKTVLSNIRKNDIFIRYGGDEFLLYIDSTQPDSVVKRIVEISSVKFSYGIVNLEECSSIDDAIQKADMKMYEFKNTNKKLISQYAIAEQYTLD; via the coding sequence ATGGAGAACATTTTTGTCGAAAGCAATGAATTAAGAAGTCAAATTGAAAGGCAATATAAAAATATCTTAGCACAAATTAAACACTTAGTCCAAACACTCAACGAAGTTGATTTTGTAAATAGATTGGCTAAGATAATATACACCAGCACATCAGTAATTGGTGTTAGGATAATGACACCATCGTATGTCAAGATAGTTGGAAGACCTAAAGGAATTTCTTACAACTTTTATTCCCAGAATATGATTTTGGTAATTTATTACTTCTCATTACCAGAAAAAGAAAAAAACAATATAGAAACAATCTTCGAAATAGCAGAGGTGCATCTAAACAATATTGTTGAACACAACAACTTTGTTAAAAGCACATTTTTTGATAAACTAACAGGTGCTTATACTCGTCAAGCTGGGCTTGAGATTATTGGGAAGATATTCGAAAGTATAAAGCGTGGACAGAAAAAGGGTTATCTAGTTTTCATTGATGTAGATGACTTAAAAAAGTACAACGACAAGTACGGTCACCAGAAAGGTGATGAGTTGCTTTTAAATTTGTCTAAAACCGTGCTTTCAAACATACGAAAAAATGATATCTTTATTCGGTATGGAGGGGATGAATTTTTACTGTACATAGACTCTACTCAGCCTGATAGTGTTGTAAAAAGAATTGTGGAGATATCGAGTGTAAAATTTTCATATGGGATTGTTAATTTAGAAGAATGCTCATCTATTGATGATGCAATTCAAAAAGCAGATATGAAAATGTACGAATTTAAAAATACAAACAAGAAATTAATCAGTCAATATGCTATTGCCGAACAATACACTCTTGATTGA
- a CDS encoding HD domain-containing protein — protein MIKLGKGKFLFSLTKLFTIQRWNNRPAIIRFSEADNSFNTLFLSFLFKTIFGGDIEESLRWRLARELPKIVLSDISLQLKERIERFSPKVWKELAEKSVEELKHSVDSEAIELLISEGTENPVDKIADLYVSYLEAFENGKIFDYSQPLRELKEKIDKLKTKFDKNQTEMLWNIANYVWSSILNLTAMIRWNRTHRNVRTTVSGHSFLVVTIAYLIAKLVRFQNVEDVIVKGILHDFPETFTGDVITPTKKKLPGFDELVSTVEREMIVEWIDGNNYLQPIRKYIEHFVNPFTGESGNIVRAADYFAALLECALEIYSGNKQDIFVDNFFTFKRLIKGISPLDVSEWIDEIESESRII, from the coding sequence GTGATCAAATTGGGAAAGGGAAAGTTTTTATTTTCACTTACTAAATTATTTACTATCCAACGTTGGAACAATAGACCAGCTATAATACGTTTTTCTGAAGCAGACAATTCGTTTAACACACTCTTTTTGTCCTTCCTTTTTAAAACAATTTTTGGTGGAGATATAGAAGAGAGCCTACGTTGGAGACTTGCACGAGAACTTCCGAAGATTGTACTTTCTGACATATCACTTCAGTTAAAAGAACGCATTGAAAGATTTTCACCAAAAGTTTGGAAAGAATTGGCTGAAAAGTCGGTAGAAGAGCTTAAACACTCAGTTGATAGTGAAGCCATTGAGTTGTTAATTTCTGAGGGAACAGAAAATCCTGTTGATAAAATTGCCGATCTTTATGTAAGCTACTTAGAGGCTTTTGAGAATGGTAAGATATTTGACTATTCCCAACCATTGAGAGAGTTAAAAGAAAAAATAGATAAATTAAAAACAAAGTTTGATAAAAATCAAACGGAAATGCTTTGGAACATAGCAAATTACGTTTGGTCTTCCATACTTAACCTAACAGCGATGATAAGATGGAACAGAACACATAGGAACGTCAGAACTACCGTTTCTGGTCACTCCTTCCTCGTTGTTACTATAGCATACCTAATCGCCAAATTGGTAAGATTCCAAAACGTAGAAGATGTAATAGTTAAGGGTATTTTACATGACTTCCCCGAAACATTCACTGGTGATGTTATAACACCAACGAAAAAGAAACTACCAGGTTTTGACGAACTTGTAAGTACGGTTGAACGTGAAATGATAGTTGAATGGATAGATGGAAATAACTATCTACAGCCAATTCGGAAATACATAGAACATTTCGTGAATCCTTTTACGGGAGAATCTGGAAATATAGTGAGGGCTGCAGATTATTTTGCTGCACTTCTTGAGTGTGCATTGGAAATCTACTCTGGAAACAAGCAGGACATATTCGTAGATAACTTTTTCACTTTCAAAAGGTTGATAAAGGGCATATCGCCGTTGGATGTGTCTGAATGGATAGATGAGATAGAATCTGAATCAAGAATTATTTAA